The sequence below is a genomic window from Roseofilum casamattae BLCC-M143.
GTCGATCGCCACAAAGGAGAATTACAGTGTTTTTCAACTCCTGGAAAAGGAACGGAATTTATTGTATCTATCCCTATTTAAGCAATGAATTATGACTAAGATTTCCTCATCGAGTTCGGTTTTGTGGTTGCAAGTCTTTGCTCTAGCGGGCGTGCAAGGAGCCATTACCTTGACTTGGGTGATTTATGACTTTTACCTGCAAGACCTATTAGTTGCCTTCGGGTTTGCTGCTCCTTTCGCTGCAACCTTGCTCATTATCGAAAATGCGATCGCCGCCATTTGCGAACCTATAATGGGCGGACTCTCGGAGAGCCAATATCGTTGGATGGCCAGTGGCTTACCCTTCATTAGCTTAGGAGTCATCCTCTCCTCAGCGCTATTTATCGCCATTCCAGCCATCGCGATCTGGGGCAATACCCCCGCTCTGAAATGGTTCTTGCCGGTTATCCTCGTGGCTTGGACAACCGCAATGACCGTATTCCGCGCCCCTGCATTATCCCTACTCAAGCGCTACTCCAAGCCCGCCAGCCTCCCCCAAGCGGCCAGCATCATCACCTTTATGGGGTCATTTGTCGGAGCTTGGCGATCGGTCGCCCGCGATTTCTTGTTAAGCTTGGGGCCGGCAGTCACCTTCACCGTCGGCTCTGTCGTCCTACTCCTGGCAACCGGACTGCTGCGCTTTTTCCATCCTCCTCAGTCTCCAGATTCCGAGTTGGAAGCAACTGAGAGTACAATCGAGCCAGTGTCTATCCCTATTTTCGCCATTATCGCTCTGATGGGAACAGCCATGGCGTGGACCACTCGGTTTTTGTTCGGTAACCTGCCTGGAGCGATCGCAACCCAGTTGCCCCAGATGGATATCGATCGGTTTATGCTAGGCTTCGGGCTATTTATGGCATTCACCACCCTGTTAGCCGGACAGATCGGCACGCGACTGGGGAATGAGAAAGCTATGACGATGGGAGTTGTCGGCGTTGTTCTTTGTTTGCCCTTGGTTGCGACGAATAGCGCGATGCTTCTCTTTGTTCTGGCTCTATTCGGTATTGCGATCGCTTATCCTTTAATTTGGAATGGAGTCATTCCCCTCGCCCTCTCCACCGTCCCCTCCCATCGCGCGGGGTTAGGAATCGGTTGCTTTTTTGGCGGGTTTACCGCAGGCATGACCCTGTTTAATTTAATTATTCTCCCCCAGCAAGGTAATCTGAGCGTTTTGACTGGGGCGATCGCCGGAGCCATCAGTTGCGCGGCCATCGGCGTTTTAACTATAGTTCTCAATCGCGAGCAGTCCACTTATTGACCGTAGTCATCATCATCGAAAAATGCTTTGTTATTTTTGTTATCAAGAATAAACTCCTCGTAGTCTTCCATAGTTAGATTCTCCAACTCAACTCCGTCTTGTTGTCGAGCAGCGATCCAAGCATCGCGCATCTTATCCATATCAATTTTAGTCAGATCCATACCACTTCCCAAAGTCAAGAACTTGACATCAGCTTCTCCTTTAAGATCCTCTAACTTCCCTTGCTCGTATCTGATTTCCTCCAACGCTATTTCCAGATCGTCATACACAATCTCTGATGAGGTCAACGCCAAGAACTGGGATGGCAAATTCTCTGAAATGTCTTTATTCTCTTCATCTTTCAGGCTTCGCAAATTGACAGTTGCTTTCGGATGAACGAACCCTGTATTCACCTCCAGGACACCATCCTCTAAGCTAATCGAAATCGTTCCAGCAAAACCTTGCTGATTGCTAACGGTTGAATTGTATTTGGTTTGGCAAAAGCTAAAAAAGTTAGCCATTTCTTGTTGGTTACTGGCGTGCAGTTTGCCCAGTTCTTTATCTTGTGCGTCCTCTGAGTTTGGAGATACATTCATATGAGCACCAGCATAGATATAAACATGAGTGGGCTGAATGTATTTCGCCATATTTACCATTTCCATTGCCTGGTTGTCCAGACTCCCTGTTGCGTAGTGAAATAAACCACCTAACTTCGTACTATTGTTAAACATTACCACTGGAGTGCAGGTGGTAAAATTGTGCGACACAATCGTCGTTTTTCGTAAATCTGCCGTTCCTCCCTGACCTTGATACACGCGGAGGACGTTAGGACTCTCAGAATTGGATGATTCAAGATTAGCAACAATATTATGATGCTCGGCATAAACTTGTTCTTGCAGTTGAATAATGCCTGCTTTCCGGGTTTTGCTTTTCTTATTTTCGTTCCACTTCCCTTGCTTTTCGTGCTTGTAGCTCAGAGTTCCAGTGTCAGAATCAACATCAATCGTCAGATACTTATTCATCCACACGTAACATAAATGACCGATTTTCCGCAACATGGCTAACTTCTGCTCGACAGAGGCATTATCTTTGGTCGTATGGTAAGCCGCCAGAGCATTTTTAATATTCGTGTAACTGGCACCTGCCTTGCCGAAACCCGTATATTTTGTTTGATTATTAAACGTATTTGCAGCCATCACATCCCGTTGGATGACCGTGCTGGAGGAGAGGGAAGAGCGTTGCAGAGTTAATCCAGCATGTTGTCTCTGCGGCCGGAGGATGGGTTCTACAGGCTGGCGAGCAGAGTTATTTAGCTCTTCTATTGTTGGAGCAAAACGAGAAACGCGAGGGTATGAGGTGCTATCTTGCTTAGCTTGGACGGTATTCGAGACAGGATAACCATAAGGTTGGTTAACATTTTTTCCAGAGCGTTGCAATATAGGCTGGTAGTTAGGTTTTGATGTATTATTTTTCGAGGAAGTTGAGGGGATTTTTGGCCCGAACTGACTGGAGGAGGGTGAAGTCCTGGACTGGTTGTTTTTTTTACGGCGCTCAAAGATTGGCATAAGTAATATTCTCCAGAGCAGATTTTGGTTTGGCGATCGCGCGCCAACGTTCTCATTAACAATTATCCCAAATTTAACCCTCTAGCGTCCAGTTAATGATTGACTCGAATAACTCAACGGCTCACCATATCGATCGCAAACTTAAGGTAAATCCCGGTAAAACATCTTCTCCAGAAACCCGATCTGGGTCGTTTAAACATTCCACTTCTCGAGCGGGTCGATAGATTTCTACTTGTCGCGATCGCGGAATAATCAACCATCCCAAACGAGTCCCATTATCGAGATATTCTTGCATTTTCTCTTGGGTAGTTTTGAGGCGATCGCTCGGAGAGAGTAATTCAATTGCAAAATCCGGACAAAGAGGCAAAAATCCTTTTTTCTCATCGGCAGTCAATTCTTGCCAACGCTCTAAAGGTATCCAGGCTGCGTCTGGAGAGCGATCGGCACCATTCGGTAATTTAAATCCAGTAGAAGAGTCAAAAACCTTCCCTAGTTTATTTTGTTCGTTCCAGACCCAAAGTTGGGCAGTCAATCCAGCATTGCTATTTCCTGTTTCGCCTCCTGTTGGTGACATAATAATTAAATCTCCACGAGCATTGCGCTCGAATCTTAAATTGCGGTTATTCTGGCAGAGCTGAAAAAATTGCTCGTCACTCATGTTAATTGAAGTTAAGTTTACCGTAAAAGCAGTCATGATTGGAATAGGATAGTTGAGAGAATTTCCAGGAATACTTGGGAAGCGATCGTGTTACTCTCAATTATAATCTAAAAAAACATCATGCATAGTTTGATTCCACCCCATCGCTTTTTTCCCTATTTGACTTGGACGGATATTGCCGAGATGCCGGAGAAAGACCGGACGATTATCGTGCAACCCGTAGGCGCCATCGAACAGCACGGGCCGCATCTTCCCTTAATTGTAGACTCGGCGATCGCCACCTCAGTCCTCGGAAAAGCACTCGAACTCATCCCCGAAAATCTCCCCGTCTACGCTCTTCCGACTCAGTATTACGGCAAATCCAACGAACATATTAATTTCCCCGGAACTATTACCCTCAGCGCGCAAACTTTACTCGCCGTTCTCACTGAAGTTGGAGAGAGCATTTATCGCGCCGGATTTCGGAAATTAGTCTTTCTCAATGCTCATGGCGGACAACCGGAAATCATTAGTATTGTAGCTCGCGACTTGCACGTTAAGTATCCCGATTTTATGGTATTTCCTCTCTTCGTTTGGCGAGTACCTAATGCCGGAAAAGAGTTACTTTCAAGTAAAGAAATGGAGTTGGGAATTCATGCCGGAGATGGAGAAACCAGCGTCATGCTTTCCTTATTGCCAGAACAAGTTCATATGGAGCGAGCCGCGTGCGAATTTCCGCGAGGATTGCCGACTGATGAAAGTATGCTTTCCTTAGAAGGAAAATGTCCGTTTGCGTGGCTAACAGACGAGCTAACTGAAAGTGGAGTCCTGGGAGATGCAACCGTTGCGACGAAAGAAAAAGGCGATCGCCTCCTCGACTCCCTCGCCCGAAGTTGGGCGAAACTGCTACAGGATATCTATAATTTTCCCGGAACCAATTAACCAGAATTGAGGTTAAGCTAAAGACTAGCAGTCAACGTTAGACAAAACGTAACGACCGATGCAAACTGGTACAGCTCGAACCATTTCTTTAAGCCAGTTAGAAGAAAAATTTCAACTGAGATATGTCAAAGATCCTGCTGTTTTCTTAGAATGGCAGAGTAATTTGCCCGAGTTGAGCCAGATGGCAGGGCAAACGCTACCCCCTGATTTTCTCATTTCGAGTATGCGTTTGCCCTGATACCCGAGCCAGATGGCTTTACCTACGCTCTCTCCGATGAATTCAACTTGCGCAACCGCGACAATGGGTTGTACGCCGTTCTCCAAATTCTCAAGCACCTCGCGAGTCTATTGGCGATCGCTCGGCCTTAACGGCGAGGGTTATACTTCTATTGCGATCGCCTTTCAAAGAGATTCTTTACAGAATATTTCAGTTCTCAAAATCAATCTCTGGAGCAAAATTCTGCGATTGAAACTGGGGTTTGGTTTCAAATAGACTGGTTGAATTGAGTTGGAAATTCACGGAGAGGGGTTGCTCCGGTTCCTCTACGGGTTCAGACTCTACATCGAGAGCGGTTTCAGTCAAAGAATTTTGTTGCCATTCGCTCCAACTGAACTCACCGGCAACCGAAGAATTCAACTCTGTTTCAATTGGCGCCAAAACGCGAGCAATTTGCGTGTGGGTTTCCAGCTCCTCAGTCGAAGAAAATAGATCTCCGAGTCCGTCCACTAAATTGCGAATATTATCCCGAAATTCCGGATCGCCAAGCAAATCATCAATATCAGAAGTCAGCTTTTGCGTATTTTGGAACGTCGATCGCGCTGAATCCAAAGTTTCTTGCAACATTAATAGCGTATTGGGATTATTAATTCCATTTGAGATATCGCGCAGGTTGGCAGACGCTTGAGCGGCATTATTAGAAAGAGTTTCTAAATTTCCTAATAACTGACTTTGTTCGACTTCGCCAATAATTGGAGTTAATCGGGAGACTGCTCCTTGAATATCTTGAGAAGTTTGTTCCAAGTTCGCTAACGTATTCGTCAGAGTCGAACGATTTGCAGTCATTAAGCCATTCAGATTGGCCAAGGTTTTTTGCAGCTCCACGCTCGTTGTTTCCACCTGAGCCGTAAGAGTTGCCGCATTCTGGGTAAATTGGTCGGTGACTTGAAGTGTCGATTGGCGAATACTATCAGCAGCGCTACCCACAGACTGAGTGGCATTAGAGATGGTGCTAATTTCTCCTTTGGCTAAGATCGTCACTTCCGATAATTCGGCCATCAACTCGGAAAGGTCGCCGCTAATACTGGTGAAACTCTCAGCCGCAGCAGTGGCTCCTTCTAAAGTGGCAAGCAGTTGTGTATAAAATTCGTCCGAACTGAGCAAGCGAGAAACTTCTAATCCTTCGCGAAGCAGTTCCAGATAGCTGACTCCAACAACCCCTTGCAGTCGCGAACCGTTGCAAATCAGTAACTCGCGATCGCATTCGGCAGAGAGAGCATTATAGGTTATGTCACCTGGGAGAGGGGCAAGGGGAATAATATCAATAGAAGTTGCACCGACGAGTCCGGATTGATTCGCTTCAATCGTTGCATTTTTTGGCATCAGTAGATCGGGTTGGACAATCGTAATAGTTACTTCTACGCCGTTAGAACTGGGATTGATTGCCGTAATTCCACCAACATCAACCCCTCGATAGCGCACATCCGCCCCAATTTGCATTCCTTCAACACTTGCAAATTCCACGATCGCCGAGTAAGTCTTTTGACCGAATGTTGCTCCTCGCAACCAGAGGACGAGACCGCCAAAGAGGCCGACTCCAACCGCAATTAATAACCCAACTGAGCCTTCTCGAATTGTCCGTTGCCGCATAATGGTATCCGCTTGCTACAACAGTAGTCAGCCTTATCTTAGCGGAAGAGCGTCCCCAGACTCTAGGAGATTGCGGAACGCCCTTCCCGAGTTCTTAATGATTGCACGATACCCTATGATGGCTAACGTTTCTCTAGACCTCAATCGCCCCATTATGTTCCAGACTCAAGATGAGTCTCCTCTAGAACTCCAGGCGATACAGGTTATTTCCCACACGGAAGAGTCTGTTTCCGATGTTCGTTTATTGCTACAAACCGATTTTCTCTCCTATGAGGCGATCGTCGATCGCGGTGACTTTAACCTAGCCACAAAATGGCGCGGAGCAATGACCGGAGAATTTGTTCCTGAAGAACCCATTGTACTTGAGCTGACTCTATTACCGGAGCGAATTCCGCAACCGGTTCCTGATGATTTAACCGAAATTTTAAATAAACATAATCTACAAACCGAACTCTGGTTTTGCTTGGGAGTCTATCAACAGTTAGAAACCACTCAAGTTGGTTATCGGACATTCTGGGATAAGACCAACTTAGGACAACTCAATCGAGCAGTAAACATCGGAGTAGAAGCCATTACTCAGTTGTTTTCAGCCTTACAAGAAGAGGTCGAAGAAATTTTGGCTCCTGGAGAGCAAGAAAGCCAATGGGCAAGCATCCTACAGCAGTTAGAGCGTTGGAGCGAGGAGGAAGAGGAGGAAACCATGACTGAGGTTGTCAGAGAGTTTTTCGATCGCGAAGACTGGCCGTTTATCCAACTCGAGGAGGGACTATTCCAGTTAGCTTTTGCTGGGGAGAACGGCCGCTGGCGATGCTATACTCGAATTCGGCAAGCTGAAGAACAACTATTATTTTATTCCATTTGTCCTTTAGTCGTTTCCGACGATCGCCGTACTGCCATAGCCGAATTTTTAACAAACGTTAATTACGGGGCAGTTATTGGCAACTTCGAGCTAGACTGGAGCGATGGAGAAATTCGCTATAAAACCAGTATTGATGTTGAAGGCGATCGTCTCAGCGTCCCTTTAATGGAAAATCTGGTCTATGCCAATGTCATAATGATGGATCGATATCTACCAGGGATCGTCGCAGTCATTGAAGACGAGACATCTGTTGATGAAGCGATCGCTCGCATTGAGAAATCGCCAAGTGCTTGAGTCCAATGCTGGAGTGAAATTCTATTGAGGAACGAACCACTGCAATGACACGAGGACGAAATAACCGGCCCTTCGGGCGGCGCACGCTCCAGGAAATGGAACAGCTCGGCAGAGGTCGAGCCGACAGTCAATTCAACCGTTTGCGCAGCGGGTTTGTTTACCGACTCTACCGTTTCTTTCCCTTCTGGATCAGGCGACTCATTCCCTTCATCCGGGAAGACGTGCAGGATCTATTTCGTCGCGAGAGGGAGGCAGAGGAAGAAAGCTCGGACAGCTTAGATGCAGAAGGAACAACAGCAGTTGCTCTTCCTCCTGTCGGCTCTCGGCGAGATCTACTGTATGCCGAGTATCGCTGTGCTTGGGGCGATCCTCTCGGCTGCGATCTGCCTCGCCAAAGCATTGAAGGCGATCCGGAAATCAAAGCCTGTTCTCGATGCGGGTTTCCCGCCATTCTACGGCCGAAAGCGGAAATTATCGGCCATCGCGGTCGCTATCGGGTAACGGAGTTCCTGGGCAGTCGGGGGTTGGGACGGTTGTATCGAGGGGTTGCTGTGGTCAACGGCGCTCCGGTAACTATTAAGGAATATCTCCTGCCAAAACGGTATTTTAACAGTCAAGAAGAAAAGAATTATAAAGATAACTTTGAAAATGTAGCGGGGGCAGTATTAGCAGACGGCCGGGCCCAGGATTTCCGCGTCCTCAGTTATGGAGATGCAGTTGGCGATCGCCACGAAGAGCGCTGTTATGTGATTACAGAGGGAACGAATAACCTCTATCCCACATTGCGTACTTATTTGCAACAGAAAGGAGCCATGGACGAGTACCAGTTGGTTCATTTCCTCAATCAAGTATTGCAAAGTTTAGAATCTCTCCACGGTCAGAAATATCGCCTGCCCTCCAGCCAAGTTCAGGGAGGCTTGGCTCATGGCAATTTGAGTTTAGATTCCCTATTAATTTTGCCCCAAGAGCAAGAGTT
It includes:
- a CDS encoding YbjN domain-containing protein, with the protein product MMANVSLDLNRPIMFQTQDESPLELQAIQVISHTEESVSDVRLLLQTDFLSYEAIVDRGDFNLATKWRGAMTGEFVPEEPIVLELTLLPERIPQPVPDDLTEILNKHNLQTELWFCLGVYQQLETTQVGYRTFWDKTNLGQLNRAVNIGVEAITQLFSALQEEVEEILAPGEQESQWASILQQLERWSEEEEEETMTEVVREFFDREDWPFIQLEEGLFQLAFAGENGRWRCYTRIRQAEEQLLFYSICPLVVSDDRRTAIAEFLTNVNYGAVIGNFELDWSDGEIRYKTSIDVEGDRLSVPLMENLVYANVIMMDRYLPGIVAVIEDETSVDEAIARIEKSPSA
- a CDS encoding MlaD family protein, producing the protein MRQRTIREGSVGLLIAVGVGLFGGLVLWLRGATFGQKTYSAIVEFASVEGMQIGADVRYRGVDVGGITAINPSSNGVEVTITIVQPDLLMPKNATIEANQSGLVGATSIDIIPLAPLPGDITYNALSAECDRELLICNGSRLQGVVGVSYLELLREGLEVSRLLSSDEFYTQLLATLEGATAAAESFTSISGDLSELMAELSEVTILAKGEISTISNATQSVGSAADSIRQSTLQVTDQFTQNAATLTAQVETTSVELQKTLANLNGLMTANRSTLTNTLANLEQTSQDIQGAVSRLTPIIGEVEQSQLLGNLETLSNNAAQASANLRDISNGINNPNTLLMLQETLDSARSTFQNTQKLTSDIDDLLGDPEFRDNIRNLVDGLGDLFSSTEELETHTQIARVLAPIETELNSSVAGEFSWSEWQQNSLTETALDVESEPVEEPEQPLSVNFQLNSTSLFETKPQFQSQNFAPEIDFEN
- a CDS encoding Uma2 family endonuclease, producing MTAFTVNLTSINMSDEQFFQLCQNNRNLRFERNARGDLIIMSPTGGETGNSNAGLTAQLWVWNEQNKLGKVFDSSTGFKLPNGADRSPDAAWIPLERWQELTADEKKGFLPLCPDFAIELLSPSDRLKTTQEKMQEYLDNGTRLGWLIIPRSRQVEIYRPAREVECLNDPDRVSGEDVLPGFTLSLRSIW
- a CDS encoding creatininase family protein — translated: MHSLIPPHRFFPYLTWTDIAEMPEKDRTIIVQPVGAIEQHGPHLPLIVDSAIATSVLGKALELIPENLPVYALPTQYYGKSNEHINFPGTITLSAQTLLAVLTEVGESIYRAGFRKLVFLNAHGGQPEIISIVARDLHVKYPDFMVFPLFVWRVPNAGKELLSSKEMELGIHAGDGETSVMLSLLPEQVHMERAACEFPRGLPTDESMLSLEGKCPFAWLTDELTESGVLGDATVATKEKGDRLLDSLARSWAKLLQDIYNFPGTN